One genomic window of Bactrocera dorsalis isolate Fly_Bdor chromosome 4, ASM2337382v1, whole genome shotgun sequence includes the following:
- the LOC125778058 gene encoding serine protease snake isoform X3: MWRTLFAVALLASCICENSLAQDALRGIHFPVESHDDSCFVDAAKKLRGICKNLAECGSALRRWKNQNIRPQTCYFNKFEHIVCCEIERSPILEPILYMKPMQVKRRSEVECESHQGNKFYITIVRGQAAAVNEFPYMAAVGWVSNTDRSSAFFYCAGVLISPNFVLTAAHCAGLGGQSPTVVRIGGTNLTDPQTPNIPIKRIIVHPGYRSGSSYNDIALLELQQGTRQKPACLWTRYDVPHNNVTALGYGHTQFAGTNSNVLQKAVLFLVPSDVCQRYYMPDENILQQGLANTQICAGDQENRRDTCQGDSGGPLILKVDRDITYSYVVGITSFGQACGGAPPSIYSRVSAYIDWIEDIVWPIAQLSGFGVNG; this comes from the exons ATGTGGCGCACACTTTTCGCAGTCGCCTTGCTCGCCAGTTGCATTTGCGAGAATT CTCTCGCTCAGGATGCTTTGCGCGGTATTCATTTCCCCGTGGAGAGCCACGATGACTCCTGCTTTGTGGATGCCGCAAAGAAGTTGCGTGGCATTTGCAAAAATTTGGCTGAATGCGGCTCAGCGCTGAGACGttggaaaaatcaaaatatacgcCCACAAACGTGCTACTTTAATAAATTCGAACACATCGTTTGTTGTGAAATCGAGAGAAGTCCCATTTTGGAGCCGATCCTATATATGAAGCCCATGCAGGTGAAGCGGCGTAGTGAAGTGG AATGTGAATCGCACCAAGGCAACAAATTTTACATAACCATTGTCAGAGGCCAGGCAGCAGCGGTCAATGAATTCCCCTACATG GCCGCAGTGGGCTGGGTGTCGAATACGGATAGAAGCAGCGCTTTCTTCTACTGTGCTGGCGTATTGATATCACCGAACTTCGTCTTGACGGCAGCACATTGTGCCGGTTTGGGAGG ACAATCTCCAACAGTTGTTCGCATCGGTGGCACTAATCTAACCGATCCGCAAACACCCAACATACCGATTAAGCGGATCATAGTGCATCCAGGTTATCGCAGTGGCTCTTCATATAATGACATTGCGTTGTTGGAATTGCAGCAGGGAACAag ACAGAAACCTGCTTGCTTATGGACCCGGTATGATGTGCCTCATAACAATGTGACAGCGCTCGGCTATGGGCATACACAATTCG CTGGCACGAACTCGAATGTCTTGCAGAAGGCCGTCTTATTCCTGGTACCCAGCGATGTTTGTCAACGTTACTATATGCCCGATGAGAATATATTGCAGCAGGGCTTGGCGAATACCCAGATCTGCGCTGGTGATCAGGAAAATCGCCGCGATACATGCCAG GGTGACTCCGGTGGTCCGCTGATCTTGAAAGTCGATCGCGACATCACCTATTCGTATGTTGTGGGTATAACGTCGTTTGGTCAAGCTTGTGGCGGTGCTCCGCCGAGTATTTATTCGCGTGTTTCGGCGTACATTGACTGGATAGAGGACATCGTATGGCCAATAGCACAGTTGAGTGGTTTCGGCGTTAACGGTTGA
- the LOC125778058 gene encoding serine protease snake isoform X6, whose translation MWRTLFAVALLASCICENSLAQDALRGIHFPVESHDDSCFVDAAKKLRGICKNLAECGSALRRWKNQNIRPQTCYFNKFEHIVCCEIERSPILEPILYMKPMQVKRRSEVECESHQGNKFYITIVRGQAAAVNEFPYMAAVGWVSNTDRSSAFFYCAGVLISPNFVLTAAHCAGLGGQSPTVVRIGGTNLTDPQTPNIPIKRIIVHPGYRSGSSYNDIALLELQQGTRQKPACLWTRYDVPHNNVTALGYGHTQFAGTNSNVLQKAVLFLVPSDVCQRYYMPDENILQQGLANTQICAGDQENRRDTCQGDSGGPLILKVDRDITYSYVVGITSFGQACGGAPPSIYSRVSAYIDWIEDIVWPIAQLSGFGVNG comes from the exons ATGTGGCGCACACTTTTCGCAGTCGCCTTGCTCGCCAGTTGCATTTGCGAGAATT CTCTCGCTCAGGATGCTTTGCGCGGTATTCATTTCCCCGTGGAGAGCCACGATGACTCCTGCTTTGTGGATGCCGCAAAGAAGTTGCGTGGCATTTGCAAAAATTTGGCTGAATGCGGCTCAGCGCTGAGACGttggaaaaatcaaaatatacgcCCACAAACGTGCTACTTTAATAAATTCGAACACATCGTTTGTTGTGAAATCGAGAGAAGTCCCATTTTGGAGCCGATCCTATATATGAAGCCCATGCAGGTGAAGCGGCGTAGTGAAGTGG AATGTGAATCGCACCAAGGCAACAAATTTTACATAACCATTGTCAGAGGCCAGGCAGCAGCGGTCAATGAATTCCCCTACATG GCCGCAGTGGGCTGGGTGTCGAATACGGATAGAAGCAGCGCTTTCTTCTACTGTGCTGGCGTATTGATATCACCGAACTTCGTCTTGACGGCAGCACATTGTGCCGGTTTGGGAGG ACAATCTCCAACAGTTGTTCGCATCGGTGGCACTAATCTCACCGATCCGCAAACACCCAACATACCGATTAAGCGAATCATAGTACATCCAGGTTATCGCAGTGGCTCTTCATATAATGACATTGCGCTGTTGGAATTGCAGCAGGGAACAAG ACAGAAACCCGCTTGCTTATGGACCCGGTATGATGTGCCTCATAACAATGTGACAGCGCTCGGCTATGGGCACACACAATTCG ctggCACGAACTCGAATGTCTTACAGAAGGCCGTCTTATTTCTGGTACCCAGCGATGTTTGTCAACGCTACTATATGCCCGATGAGAATATATTGCAGCAGGGCTTGGCGAATACGCAGATCTGTGCTGGTGATCAAGAAAATCGCCGCGATACATGTCAG GGTGACTCCGGTGGTCCGCTGATCTTGAAAGTCGATCGCGACATCACCTATTCGTATGTTGTGGGTATAACGTCGTTTGGTCAAGCTTGTGGCGGTGCTCCGCCGAGTATTTATTCGCGTGTTTCGGCGTACATTGACTGGATAGAGGACATCGTATGGCCAATAGCACAGTTGAGTGGTTTCGGCGTTAACGGTTGA
- the LOC125778058 gene encoding serine protease snake isoform X1, translated as MWRTLFAVALLASCICENSLAQDALRGIHFPVESHDDSCFVDAAKKLRGICKNLAECGSALRRWKNQNIRPQTCYFNKFEHIVCCEIERSPILEPILYMKPMQVKRRSEVECESHQGNKFYITIVRGQAAAANEFPYMAAVGWVSNTDRSSAFFYCAGVLISPNFVLTAAHCAGLGGQSPTVVRIGGTNLTDPQTPNIPIKRIIVHPGYRSGSSYNDIALLELQQGTRQKPACLWTRYDVPHNNVTALGYGHTQFAGTNSNVLQKAVLFLVPSDVCQRYYMPDENILQQGLANTQICAGDQENRRDTCQGDSGGPLILKVDRDITYSYVVGITSFGQACGGAPPSIYSRVSAYIDWIEDIVWPIAQLSGFGVNG; from the exons ATGTGGCGCACACTTTTCGCAGTCGCCTTGCTCGCCAGTTGCATTTGCGAGAATT CTCTCGCTCAGGATGCTTTGCGCGGTATTCATTTCCCCGTGGAGAGCCACGATGACTCCTGCTTTGTGGATGCCGCAAAGAAGTTGCGTGGCATTTGCAAAAATTTGGCTGAATGCGGCTCAGCGCTGAGACGttggaaaaatcaaaatatacgcCCACAAACGTGCTACTTTAATAAATTCGAACACATCGTTTGTTGTGAAATCGAGAGAAGTCCCATTTTGGAGCCGATCCTATATATGAAGCCCATGCAGGTGAAGCGGCGTAGTGAAGTGG AATGTGAATCCCACCAAGGCAACAAATTTTACATAACCATTGTGAGAGGTCAGGCAGCAGCGGCCAATGAATTCCCCTACATG GCCGCAGTGGGCTGGGTGTCGAATACGGATAGAAGCAGCGCTTTCTTCTACTGTGCTGGCGTATTGATATCACCGAACTTCGTCTTGACGGCAGCACATTGTGCCGGTTTGGGAGG ACAATCTCCAACAGTTGTTCGCATCGGTGGCACTAATCTAACCGATCCGCAAACACCCAACATACCGATTAAGCGGATCATAGTGCATCCAGGTTATCGCAGTGGCTCTTCATATAATGACATTGCGTTGTTGGAATTGCAGCAGGGAACAag ACAGAAACCTGCTTGCTTATGGACCCGGTATGATGTGCCTCATAACAATGTGACAGCGCTCGGCTATGGGCATACACAATTCG CTGGCACGAACTCGAATGTCTTGCAGAAGGCCGTCTTATTCCTGGTACCCAGCGATGTTTGTCAACGTTACTATATGCCCGATGAGAATATATTGCAGCAGGGCTTGGCGAATACCCAGATCTGCGCTGGTGATCAGGAAAATCGCCGCGATACATGCCAG GGTGACTCCGGTGGTCCGCTGATCTTGAAAGTCGATCGCGACATCACCTATTCGTATGTTGTGGGTATAACGTCGTTTGGTCAAGCTTGTGGCGGTGCTCCGCCGAGTATTTATTCGCGTGTTTCGGCGTACATTGACTGGATAGAGGACATCGTATGGCCAATAGCACAGTTGAGTGGTTTCGGCGTTAACGGTTGA
- the LOC125778058 gene encoding serine protease snake isoform X5, with translation MWRTLFAVALLASCICENSLAQDALRGIHFPVESHDDSCFVDAAKKLRGICKNLAECGSALRRWKNQNIRPQTCYFNKFEHIVCCEIERSPILEPILYMKPMQVKRRSEVECESHQGNKFYITIVRGQAAAVNEFPYMAAVGWVSNTDRSSAFFYCAGVLISPNFVLTAAHCAGLGGQSPTVVRIGGTNLTDPQTPNIPIKRIIVHPGYRSGSSYNDIALLELQQGTRQKPACLWTRYDVPHNNVTALGYGHTQFAGTNSNVLQKAVLFLVPSDVCQRYYMPDENILQQGLANTQICAGDQENRRDTCQGDSGGPLILKVDRDITYSYVVGITSFGQACGGAPPSIYSRVSAYIDWIEDIVWPIAQLSGFGVNG, from the exons ATGTGGCGCACACTTTTCGCAGTCGCCTTGCTCGCCAGTTGCATTTGCGAGAATT CTCTCGCTCAGGATGCTTTGCGCGGTATTCATTTCCCCGTGGAGAGCCACGATGACTCCTGCTTTGTGGATGCCGCAAAGAAGTTGCGTGGCATTTGCAAAAATTTGGCTGAATGCGGCTCAGCGCTGAGACGttggaaaaatcaaaatatacgcCCACAAACGTGCTACTTTAATAAATTCGAACACATCGTTTGTTGTGAAATCGAGAGAAGTCCCATTTTGGAGCCGATCCTATATATGAAGCCCATGCAGGTGAAGCGGCGTAGTGAAGTGG AATGTGAATCGCACCAAGGCAACAAATTTTACATAACCATTGTCAGAGGCCAGGCAGCAGCGGTCAATGAATTCCCCTACATG GCCGCAGTGGGCTGGGTGTCGAATACGGATAGAAGCAGCGCTTTCTTCTACTGTGCTGGCGTATTGATATCACCGAACTTCGTCTTGACGGCAGCACATTGTGCCGGTTTGGGAGG ACAATCTCCAACAGTTGTTCGCATCGGTGGCACTAATCTCACCGATCCGCAAACACCCAACATACCGATTAAGCGAATCATAGTACATCCAGGTTATCGCAGTGGCTCTTCATATAATGACATTGCGCTGTTGGAATTGCAGCAGGGAACAAG ACAGAAACCTGCTTGCTTATGGACCCGGTATGATGTGCCTCATAACAATGTGACAGCGCTCGGCTATGGGCATACACAATTCG CTGGCACGAACTCGAATGTCTTGCAGAAGGCCGTCTTATTCCTGGTACCCAGCGATGTTTGTCAACGTTACTATATGCCCGATGAGAATATATTGCAGCAGGGCTTGGCGAATACCCAGATCTGCGCTGGTGATCAGGAAAATCGCCGCGATACATGCCAG GGTGACTCCGGTGGTCCGCTGATCTTGAAAGTCGATCGCGACATCACCTATTCGTATGTTGTGGGTATAACGTCGTTTGGTCAAGCTTGTGGCGGTGCTCCGCCGAGTATTTATTCGCGTGTTTCGGCGTACATTGACTGGATAGAGGACATCGTATGGCCAATAGCACAGTTGAGTGGTTTCGGCGTTAACGGTTGA
- the LOC125778058 gene encoding serine protease snake isoform X2, producing the protein MWRTLFAVALLASCICENSLAQDALRGIHFPVESHDDSCFVDAAKKLRGICKNLAECGSALRRWKNQNIRPQTCYFNKFEHIVCCEIERSPILEPILYMKPMQVKRRSEVECESHQGNKFYITIVRGQAAAVNEFPYMAAVGWVSNTDRSSAFFYCAGVLISPNFVLTAAHCAGLGGQSPTVVRIGGTNLTDPQTPNIPIKRIIVHPGYRSGSSYNDIALLELQQGTRQKPACLWTRYDVPHNNVTALGYGHTQFAGTNSNVLQKAVLFLVPSDVCQRYYMPDENILQQGLANTQICAGDQENRRDTCQGDSGGPLILKVDRDITYSYVVGITSFGQACGGAPPSIYSRVSAYIDWIEDIVWPIAQLSGFGVNG; encoded by the exons ATGTGGCGCACACTTTTCGCAGTCGCCTTGCTCGCCAGTTGCATTTGCGAGAATT CTCTCGCTCAGGATGCTTTGCGCGGTATTCATTTCCCCGTGGAGAGCCACGATGACTCCTGCTTTGTGGATGCCGCAAAGAAGTTGCGTGGCATTTGCAAAAATTTGGCTGAATGCGGCTCAGCGCTGAGACGttggaaaaatcaaaatatacgcCCACAAACGTGCTACTTTAATAAATTCGAACACATCGTTTGTTGTGAAATCGAGAGAAGTCCCATTTTGGAGCCGATCCTATATATGAAGCCCATGCAGGTGAAGCGGCGTAGTGAAGTGG AATGTGAATCGCACCAAGGCAACAAATTTTACATAACCATTGTCAGAGGCCAGGCAGCAGCGGTCAATGAATTCCCCTACATG GCCGCAGTGGGCTGGGTGTCGAATACGGATAGAAGCAGCGCTTTCTTCTACTGTGCTGGCGTATTGATATCACCGAACTTCGTCTTGACGGCAGCACATTGTGCCGGTTTGGGAGG ACAATCTCCAACAGTTGTTCGCATCGGTGGCACTAATCTCACCGATCCGCAAACACCCAACATACCGATTAAGCGAATCATAGTACATCCAGGTTATCGCAGTGGCTCTTCATATAATGACATTGCGCTGTTGGAATTGCAGCAGGGAACAAG ACAGAAACCCGCTTGCTTATGGACCCGGTATGATGTGCCTCATAACAATGTGACAGCGCTCGGCTATGGGCACACACAATTCG ctggCACGAACTCGAATGTCTTACAGAAGGCCGTCTTATTTCTGGTACCCAGCGATGTTTGTCAACGCTACTATATGCCCGATGAGAATATATTGCAGCAGGGCTTGGCGAATACGCAGATCTGTGCTGGTGATCAAGAAAATCGCCGCGATACATGTCAG GGTGACTCCGGTGGTCCGCTGATCTTGAAAGTCGATCGCGACATCACCTATTCGTATGTCGTGGGCATAACGTCGTTTGGTCAAGCTTGTGGCGGTGCTCCGCCGAGTATTTACTCGCGTGTTTCGGCGTACATTGATTGGATAGAGGATATCGTATGGCCGATAGCACAGTTGAGTGGTTTCGGCGTTAACGGTTGA